From one Phocaeicola salanitronis DSM 18170 genomic stretch:
- the tnpA gene encoding IS66 family insertion sequence element accessory protein TnpA produces MNRTGFEELEMQVQQSGLSLKSYLRQIGVSYSTYHYWQKKYSAEKDSIKQELAPINIKRPTAELSLDEQAPYGVSLLFPNGLRAHFGSGSEKLLMEVLNQSLQEGHV; encoded by the coding sequence ATGAACAGAACTGGATTTGAAGAATTAGAAATGCAGGTGCAACAAAGCGGCCTGTCATTGAAGTCGTACCTACGACAGATAGGAGTGAGTTATTCCACCTATCACTATTGGCAAAAGAAATACTCTGCCGAGAAAGACAGTATCAAACAAGAGCTGGCTCCGATCAATATCAAACGGCCAACAGCAGAATTGTCCTTGGATGAACAGGCTCCTTACGGCGTGTCCTTGTTGTTTCCCAACGGGCTCCGTGCCCACTTTGGAAGCGGCTCAGAGAAGCTGTTGATGGAAGTGTTGAACCAAAGTCTGCAGGAGGGCCATGTTTAA
- a CDS encoding FHA domain-containing protein produces the protein MRLLKIGRSATNNIVLNSERVSTLHAELILLDSGEMLLVDKSSTNGTFVNNKRITPDVEVPVKKGDLIRFADEELNWHKVPPCDDVSKYKRVVNIGKSFHNDLVIDSQFVSRFHASLVITKDNKAFIKDSSSVNGTKVNGVKIQPGKEVRVRRGDVVICGDLDVTEQLKPFMPNPIDIWKKIAIGVGSAAALAGIIYLVMLFIHKDIDINEVRKAVVYVDAQYSLNIKFEDSPIQDDIWLSVMASAGRPDVKSGEFPWEIYTYSATAFFVDREGRMATNRHVATPWVEDEGSDEEKNARTAMAEFLEMEIPVEIPYNDEVANALINKYDESGNLFWKMIKMQAVKNGRYNILTINTLIRQLKNCKTSFSGKMNYISVGYPGRNYTHIDEYERCDVLIASDTQDKDIALLQLNTKKTPEDIKFVFDLSKVKSEKLIPLKDKLVWIGYPRGNAWNLDSQTHSLEPVIRETMCSRIPGKYSFDFQGESQGGASGSPIFNPKTGELVGVLWGRRAAGATYGRACQAKYLQEMYNEEVGL, from the coding sequence ATGAGACTATTAAAAATAGGTAGGTCAGCTACCAATAATATTGTGTTGAATAGTGAAAGAGTAAGTACTTTGCATGCCGAATTGATTTTGTTGGATAGCGGAGAAATGTTGTTGGTAGACAAAAGCAGTACAAACGGTACATTTGTCAATAACAAACGAATTACTCCGGATGTGGAAGTCCCTGTAAAAAAAGGTGATTTAATTCGCTTTGCTGATGAAGAATTAAATTGGCATAAAGTTCCTCCTTGCGATGATGTCAGCAAATATAAAAGGGTGGTTAATATCGGTAAAAGTTTTCACAACGATCTTGTTATCGATAGTCAGTTTGTGAGCCGTTTTCATGCTTCGCTTGTGATTACTAAAGATAACAAAGCCTTCATTAAGGATTCTTCTTCAGTAAACGGAACAAAAGTGAACGGAGTAAAGATACAGCCGGGCAAGGAAGTACGTGTACGAAGAGGAGATGTTGTTATTTGTGGGGATCTTGATGTGACAGAACAGTTGAAACCGTTTATGCCGAATCCGATTGATATTTGGAAGAAAATAGCAATTGGTGTAGGGTCTGCAGCAGCTTTGGCTGGGATTATATATTTGGTAATGTTGTTTATTCATAAAGACATTGACATTAATGAGGTGCGTAAGGCGGTTGTTTATGTAGATGCACAGTATTCATTAAATATCAAATTTGAAGATTCTCCTATTCAGGATGATATATGGCTTAGTGTGATGGCATCAGCGGGGCGTCCGGATGTTAAAAGTGGAGAATTTCCATGGGAAATATATACTTATAGCGCTACGGCTTTTTTTGTAGATCGTGAAGGGCGTATGGCAACTAATCGTCATGTAGCTACACCGTGGGTGGAAGACGAAGGTAGTGATGAGGAGAAAAATGCTCGTACTGCTATGGCTGAATTCTTGGAAATGGAGATTCCCGTAGAGATTCCTTATAATGATGAGGTGGCGAATGCACTCATAAATAAATATGATGAATCGGGAAATCTATTTTGGAAGATGATAAAAATGCAAGCTGTAAAGAATGGTCGTTATAATATATTGACTATAAATACGTTAATTCGTCAGCTTAAGAATTGTAAAACTAGTTTTTCAGGTAAAATGAATTATATTTCTGTAGGATATCCGGGTAGAAACTACACTCATATAGATGAATATGAAAGATGTGATGTATTAATAGCTTCGGATACACAAGACAAAGATATAGCTTTGTTGCAATTGAATACGAAAAAGACTCCGGAGGATATTAAATTTGTATTTGATTTGAGTAAAGTGAAATCTGAAAAGCTGATACCGTTGAAGGATAAATTGGTGTGGATTGGTTATCCAAGAGGAAATGCTTGGAATTTGGATAGTCAGACTCATTCATTGGAGCCGGTAATTCGGGAAACAATGTGTAGCAGAATCCCTGGTAAATATTCGTTTGATTTTCAGGGAGAATCACAAGGAGGAGCCAGCGGTTCGCCAATATTTAATCCGAAAACAGGAGAATTAGTTGGTGTTTTATGGGGAAGAAGAGCTGCAGGTGCTACTTATGGTCGTGCATGCCAAGCCAAATATTTGCAGGAAATGTATAACGAGGAGGTCGGATTATGA
- a CDS encoding alpha/beta hydrolase has translation MKKLALMSLLFVSTLLAAQEPVKIKLWQNGAPNDNGMTSQVEKGPLYVAEPTIEVYPAKESNGLAIVMCPGGGYSHLAMNHEGHDMANWFNSQGITYAVLTYRMPNGNNEVPLSDAQQALRIMRQHAKEWNIQKLGIMGASAGGHLASTAATHFTDAETRPDFQILFYPVITMDPAYTHMGSHDNLLGKNPSKELEQKYSNELQVTPETPQAFIMHSSDDGAVPVANSVNYYTALVKNGVSASLHTYPVGGHGWGFRDSFPYKRQWTGELEKWLREINK, from the coding sequence ATGAAAAAGTTAGCATTAATGAGTTTACTCTTTGTTTCTACGCTGCTCGCGGCGCAGGAACCTGTCAAAATCAAGTTATGGCAAAACGGCGCGCCCAATGACAACGGCATGACCAGCCAAGTGGAAAAAGGTCCGCTCTATGTAGCAGAACCGACCATCGAAGTCTATCCCGCTAAAGAAAGCAACGGACTTGCCATCGTGATGTGCCCGGGAGGTGGATACAGCCATCTCGCCATGAACCACGAAGGGCATGATATGGCAAACTGGTTCAACAGCCAAGGCATTACATACGCCGTACTGACCTACCGTATGCCTAACGGAAACAATGAAGTCCCCCTGAGCGATGCCCAACAGGCACTCCGCATCATGCGCCAGCATGCAAAAGAATGGAACATCCAAAAGCTGGGCATCATGGGCGCTTCGGCAGGCGGACATCTGGCAAGCACCGCCGCAACCCATTTTACAGACGCAGAGACACGTCCCGACTTCCAGATTCTGTTCTATCCGGTCATTACGATGGATCCTGCTTACACCCACATGGGTTCGCACGACAACCTGTTAGGAAAGAATCCTTCAAAAGAACTCGAACAAAAGTATTCGAACGAACTGCAAGTCACACCCGAAACTCCCCAGGCATTCATCATGCACAGCAGCGATGACGGTGCCGTACCCGTAGCCAACAGCGTGAACTATTATACGGCACTGGTGAAAAACGGTGTCTCGGCAAGCCTGCACACCTATCCCGTCGGCGGACACGGCTGGGGATTCCGCGACAGCTTCCCTTACAAACGCCAATGGACCGGTGAGCTGGAGAAATGGTTGAGAGAAATAAATAAATGA
- a CDS encoding FAD:protein FMN transferase, which produces MKKKNGLKWQIPFLLLLVVGTVWILRKQAPYQTDQGLVFGTMYKITYQSKENLKAEIEAELQRVDRSLSPFNKASVITRINDNTDMQTDSLFDYVYRLARQVSEETHGAFDITVAPLVNAWGFGFKNASQVDSATIDSLRQFVGYDKVKLENGRIVKSDPRTMLDCSAIAKGFGVDCVARLLDRKGIRNYMVDIGGELVMKGENAQMKPWRIGINKPIDDSLAVNQELQTVLQVSGVGLATSGNYRNFYYKDGKKYAHTIDPRTGYPIQHNILSATVIADNCAKADAYATAFMVLGLDSAKAVCHAHPELDAYFIYSKDDGKTDIYYTEGMEKYIAR; this is translated from the coding sequence AAAAAACGGACTGAAATGGCAAATCCCTTTCCTGCTGCTGCTCGTCGTGGGCACCGTATGGATATTGCGCAAGCAGGCACCTTACCAGACCGACCAGGGGCTGGTGTTCGGCACGATGTATAAAATCACCTACCAGTCGAAAGAGAACCTGAAAGCCGAGATAGAAGCCGAGCTGCAACGGGTAGACCGTTCGCTTTCGCCTTTCAACAAGGCATCGGTCATTACGCGCATCAACGACAATACGGATATGCAGACCGACTCCCTGTTCGACTACGTGTACCGCCTTGCCCGGCAGGTATCGGAAGAGACACACGGCGCGTTCGACATTACCGTTGCTCCGCTGGTGAATGCCTGGGGATTCGGGTTCAAGAATGCGTCGCAAGTAGATTCGGCTACCATCGACAGCTTGCGCCAATTCGTCGGATACGATAAGGTGAAGCTGGAAAACGGAAGGATTGTCAAGAGCGACCCGCGCACGATGCTGGACTGCAGTGCCATTGCCAAAGGCTTCGGTGTAGACTGTGTGGCACGCCTGCTGGACCGGAAAGGGATACGCAACTATATGGTAGACATCGGGGGAGAACTGGTGATGAAAGGCGAAAACGCGCAGATGAAACCCTGGCGCATCGGCATCAACAAGCCCATAGACGATTCGCTGGCAGTGAACCAGGAGCTGCAGACCGTATTGCAGGTGAGCGGCGTAGGGCTTGCCACTTCGGGCAACTACCGCAACTTCTATTACAAGGACGGCAAGAAATACGCCCATACCATTGACCCGCGTACAGGCTACCCGATACAGCACAACATCCTCTCGGCTACGGTCATCGCCGACAACTGTGCCAAGGCAGATGCTTACGCCACCGCCTTCATGGTATTGGGACTGGATTCTGCCAAAGCCGTCTGCCATGCCCATCCCGAGCTGGACGCATACTTTATCTATAGCAAGGACGACGGAAAGACGGACATCTACTACACCGAAGGGATGGAGAAGTACATAGCAAGATAG
- a CDS encoding FHA domain-containing protein: MKVISIGRGEDCNIVLPENVISRRHAILKIHATGKMELIDMGQNGTFVNGIKLTPNIPYPVTRKDVVSFAHVRQLDWSLVPNTMRIYRYIALGAVLAVAIVVAIVFFFKEKEPDIPQLPVNPVHKEAVNDSVRQESPKEGERGEGTLAIPKSLDEPSGADLLPKPKKKPAAKEKPDTVAKEKTPEKNPIIM; encoded by the coding sequence ATGAAAGTAATATCAATAGGAAGAGGCGAAGATTGCAACATAGTTTTGCCGGAAAATGTAATCAGCCGTCGGCATGCGATTTTGAAAATCCATGCAACGGGTAAAATGGAACTTATCGATATGGGACAAAACGGCACCTTTGTAAATGGAATTAAGTTGACTCCGAATATCCCTTATCCTGTGACACGTAAAGATGTCGTGTCTTTTGCGCATGTAAGGCAATTAGATTGGTCATTGGTTCCTAATACGATGCGAATTTATCGGTATATCGCATTGGGAGCTGTTTTGGCAGTTGCCATTGTCGTTGCGATTGTGTTCTTTTTTAAAGAAAAAGAGCCCGATATACCTCAATTGCCTGTAAATCCAGTTCATAAGGAGGCTGTAAATGATTCGGTTCGGCAAGAAAGTCCGAAAGAAGGAGAACGTGGGGAAGGAACGTTGGCGATACCTAAAAGTTTGGATGAGCCAAGCGGCGCTGACCTTTTGCCTAAACCCAAGAAAAAGCCTGCAGCGAAGGAGAAACCAGACACTGTAGCTAAAGAAAAAACACCAGAGAAGAATCCGATTATTATGTAA
- a CDS encoding OPT family oligopeptide transporter: MKETDEKPTGLPENAFRPLKPGEQYHPLMSPDKNYPEVNAWSVTWGIAMAILFSAAAAYLGLKVGQVFEAAIPIAIIAVGVSGAAKRKSALGENVIIQSIGACSGVIVAGAIFTLPALYILQDKYPEMTVDFFQMFISSLLGGILGILFLIPFRKYFVSEKHGEYPFPEATASTQVLISGEKGGSQAKPLLFAGLIGGLYDFIVATFGWWNENFTTRVCGWGETIADKAKLVLKINTGAAVLGLGYIVGLKYAAIICAGSLAVWIIIVPGIAMLWGDQVLNAWNPAITQTVGSMSPETIFAEYAKSIGIGGIAMAGIIGIVRSWSIIKSAVGLAAKEMKGKKADAGVVRTQKDLSMKIIAIGSIVTIILVALFFYFDVMQGNLLHTVVAIILVAGISFLFTTVAANAIAIVGTNPVSGMTLMTLILASVVMVAVGLKGATGMVAALVMGGVVCTALSMAGGFITDLKIGYWLGSTPAKQQTWKFLGTLVSAATVGGVIMILNKTYGFSSGALAAPQANAMAAVIDPLMNGVSAPWLLYGIGAALALVLTYFKVPALAFALGMFIPLELNLPLIVGGAINWYVTTRSKDEAVNAARGEKGTLLASGFIAGGALMGVISAAMRFGGINLVNKAWLENPMSQVVSLIAYALLIIYLVKASMKINKVD; encoded by the coding sequence ATGAAAGAAACAGATGAAAAACCGACGGGACTGCCCGAAAACGCGTTCCGTCCACTGAAACCGGGCGAACAATACCACCCCCTGATGTCGCCCGACAAGAATTATCCCGAAGTAAATGCCTGGTCGGTGACGTGGGGCATTGCCATGGCAATACTCTTCTCGGCAGCAGCGGCATACTTGGGGTTGAAAGTGGGACAGGTATTCGAAGCCGCCATCCCCATCGCCATCATTGCCGTGGGAGTGTCTGGAGCCGCCAAGCGTAAAAGCGCACTGGGCGAAAACGTCATTATCCAGTCCATCGGAGCATGTTCGGGCGTTATCGTAGCCGGAGCCATCTTCACCCTTCCGGCACTTTACATCCTTCAGGACAAGTATCCGGAAATGACGGTCGACTTCTTCCAGATGTTCATCAGCTCTTTGCTGGGAGGTATCCTTGGTATCCTGTTTCTCATTCCTTTCCGCAAGTATTTCGTAAGCGAGAAGCACGGCGAATATCCTTTTCCCGAAGCCACCGCCAGCACGCAGGTGCTGATTTCGGGCGAAAAGGGAGGAAGCCAGGCGAAACCGTTGCTCTTTGCCGGACTCATCGGCGGTCTGTACGACTTTATCGTAGCTACCTTCGGATGGTGGAACGAGAACTTCACTACCCGCGTGTGTGGTTGGGGCGAAACGATTGCCGACAAGGCGAAGCTGGTGCTTAAAATCAATACCGGAGCAGCGGTCTTGGGGCTGGGGTATATCGTAGGGTTGAAATATGCCGCCATTATCTGCGCCGGCTCGCTTGCCGTATGGATTATCATCGTGCCGGGCATCGCAATGCTGTGGGGCGACCAGGTATTGAACGCCTGGAATCCGGCTATCACGCAGACCGTAGGCTCGATGTCGCCCGAAACCATCTTCGCCGAATATGCCAAGAGTATCGGCATCGGAGGCATCGCCATGGCGGGCATTATCGGCATCGTGCGCTCGTGGAGCATCATCAAGAGTGCCGTAGGGCTTGCCGCCAAAGAGATGAAAGGCAAGAAGGCAGACGCCGGCGTGGTGCGCACACAGAAAGACTTGTCGATGAAAATCATCGCCATCGGGTCGATTGTCACCATTATCCTTGTGGCGCTGTTCTTCTATTTCGATGTGATGCAAGGCAATTTGCTGCACACCGTTGTAGCGATAATCCTTGTGGCAGGCATCTCGTTCCTGTTCACCACGGTAGCCGCCAATGCCATTGCCATCGTGGGTACCAATCCCGTATCGGGCATGACACTGATGACGCTGATTCTGGCATCGGTGGTGATGGTTGCCGTAGGGCTGAAAGGTGCTACGGGCATGGTTGCGGCATTGGTTATGGGAGGCGTGGTATGTACCGCCCTCTCGATGGCAGGCGGCTTCATTACCGACCTGAAAATCGGCTATTGGCTGGGAAGCACGCCCGCCAAGCAACAGACGTGGAAATTCCTGGGCACACTGGTATCGGCTGCTACCGTAGGCGGCGTTATCATGATACTGAACAAGACCTACGGCTTCTCTTCGGGCGCACTTGCCGCACCGCAAGCCAATGCCATGGCTGCCGTCATCGACCCGCTGATGAACGGTGTGTCGGCTCCGTGGCTGCTTTATGGCATCGGTGCCGCACTGGCATTGGTGCTGACTTATTTCAAAGTCCCGGCACTTGCCTTTGCCTTAGGTATGTTTATCCCCTTGGAACTGAACCTGCCGCTTATTGTAGGCGGTGCCATCAACTGGTACGTCACCACCCGTAGCAAGGACGAAGCGGTCAATGCGGCACGTGGAGAAAAGGGCACTTTGCTGGCTTCGGGCTTCATTGCCGGCGGTGCACTGATGGGTGTGATAAGTGCCGCGATGCGTTTCGGAGGCATTAATCTAGTGAACAAAGCGTGGCTGGAAAACCCGATGAGCCAAGTGGTATCGCTCATTGCATACGCACTCCTTATTATATATTTAGTAAAAGCAAGTATGAAAATAAATAAAGTTGACTAG
- a CDS encoding WG repeat-containing protein, which yields MIRKLSGWLWLVCGLCFALQAKSQTAKWIIKPYYDSVVRYAEGVYKVSSGNKVGVVNAEGEVVVSVSADSITAMSEGCALVLNRTEDGDYQLTNILYRDGSVTSIMGEYYVKAYPFFSEGRLPVYNKRKRYGYMDTSGKLVVNCSYSSAYPFSEGWAAVGKGKGILGIGVDLIKTGKEKISYIDKDGKTMPLQADLEDITMGTSFKNGEALVVTKEGKYCFINTSGKVIRTDNNVALSFDKKHALGSEDDFDVFDAMPDITYDGPSTFVKEGLYGYKSGAAIILPCQFDEAMPFSKGYAIASKNKKFGVLKLIRSAFSCRASKGTLAASGSDMESVDYIVTVPDEWRKTSLELSCIGKETQKCVRPGDSSSSRVFSFMRAKGSYTLQLEGEDLIVWNDAMGNASSTVSASGGQVDISISPSVAKANVKDNASVKVTFTNNTSEVKTFSVNISGSRLAPVSKELKLSPGQSQTIYATFTKVLKKEYRAITVSTSLTSKKTSKRIQLLPFFTEY from the coding sequence ATGATTCGTAAATTGAGTGGTTGGTTATGGCTGGTATGTGGCTTGTGTTTTGCTTTGCAAGCTAAGTCGCAGACTGCCAAATGGATAATAAAGCCTTATTATGACTCTGTAGTCCGTTATGCGGAAGGCGTGTATAAGGTAAGTTCAGGCAATAAGGTCGGGGTTGTCAATGCTGAAGGAGAAGTTGTTGTATCTGTATCAGCCGATTCGATTACTGCTATGAGCGAAGGTTGTGCCTTGGTCTTGAATCGGACAGAGGATGGAGATTATCAACTGACAAATATCTTGTATCGGGACGGAAGTGTAACTTCGATTATGGGAGAATATTATGTAAAAGCTTATCCGTTCTTTTCAGAAGGCAGATTGCCAGTATATAATAAGCGGAAAAGATATGGATATATGGATACCAGTGGTAAATTGGTTGTTAATTGTAGTTATTCTTCGGCTTATCCTTTTTCAGAAGGTTGGGCTGCTGTTGGTAAAGGAAAAGGTATTCTCGGAATCGGAGTCGATTTAATAAAGACCGGTAAAGAAAAAATATCGTATATTGATAAGGACGGGAAAACCATGCCTTTACAAGCAGATTTGGAAGATATCACGATGGGGACTTCTTTTAAAAATGGAGAGGCATTGGTTGTAACCAAGGAAGGAAAATATTGTTTTATAAATACTTCCGGCAAGGTAATACGGACAGACAATAATGTTGCTTTGTCTTTTGACAAGAAACATGCTTTAGGGTCAGAAGATGATTTCGATGTGTTTGACGCTATGCCGGATATAACGTATGATGGTCCTTCTACTTTTGTAAAAGAAGGGTTGTATGGCTATAAATCGGGGGCGGCTATTATTTTGCCTTGCCAGTTTGACGAAGCGATGCCTTTTAGTAAAGGATATGCTATTGCTTCAAAGAACAAGAAGTTTGGTGTTTTGAAGTTGATACGTTCAGCCTTTAGTTGTCGGGCTTCAAAAGGAACATTGGCTGCATCGGGTTCGGATATGGAATCTGTTGATTATATAGTAACAGTTCCTGATGAATGGAGAAAAACGTCTCTTGAATTGTCTTGTATAGGGAAAGAAACACAGAAATGTGTCCGTCCGGGAGATTCTTCTTCAAGTCGTGTTTTTTCTTTTATGCGTGCTAAAGGCAGTTATACCTTGCAATTGGAAGGAGAAGATTTGATTGTATGGAATGATGCTATGGGGAATGCCTCATCGACAGTTTCTGCTTCTGGAGGTCAGGTGGACATTTCTATTTCCCCTTCTGTTGCAAAAGCAAATGTGAAAGACAATGCTTCGGTTAAGGTTACATTTACTAATAACACCTCTGAAGTAAAAACATTTAGTGTCAATATTTCGGGCAGTCGTTTAGCGCCGGTTTCTAAGGAACTGAAGCTGAGTCCCGGACAAAGCCAGACAATATATGCAACTTTTACAAAAGTGCTTAAAAAAGAGTATAGGGCTATCACTGTTTCTACTTCTTTAACTTCGAAGAAGACAAGTAAACGGATTCAGTTGTTACCTTTCTTTACAGAGTATTAA
- the tnpC gene encoding IS66 family transposase, whose protein sequence is MDEKAILLKTIEGLNASIASLSATNKKQAEQNEKLQARIKELTAQVAWLNRQLFGRKSEKLRAYDPNIPDLFADEFAGLQHQAEEKRDEAVGKIEKESAEVRKQNRQNRKMIEDLPVLETETIEPTGVDLSLYRRIGEEITKVVKHKPGMLYVKEIIRPKYALKDSTMLPPAGQKGVEIAPMPLMPVDKCIADTSLLAEILLQKYEYHVPFYRQIRQYRHLGLKGLTESTLDGWFKKTVELLKPLYESLKKEVFSCDYVQADETTIPVINRGKHKAEKEYLWMVRSVMEKLVIFHYDMGSRAGSVIESLASQYRFKGYLQCDGFAGYETAFKTNPDVRLVNCMAHIRRDFEHALGENKKEAEYGLAQIQYMYRIEHCCDKAGLSFDGRKAKRRELTRPIMEAMKTWMETEGIKYSPQSLIGKAVSYAYTRWDNMMRCLEDGRLLLDNNLAENAIRPIALGRKNYLFCGNHEAAVNMSVICSLLATCKAHDVNPRDYLKDIIAQMPYHKKSADEELLNLLPHKWKLQHPESLLTKQTVESAN, encoded by the coding sequence ATGGATGAAAAAGCTATATTACTCAAGACGATAGAAGGGCTGAATGCCTCTATTGCTTCATTGTCTGCCACTAATAAAAAACAGGCTGAGCAGAATGAAAAACTGCAGGCGCGCATCAAGGAGCTGACGGCTCAGGTCGCATGGCTGAACCGTCAGCTCTTTGGGCGTAAATCGGAGAAGCTTCGCGCATATGACCCTAATATCCCCGATCTTTTTGCAGACGAGTTTGCCGGACTCCAACATCAGGCGGAAGAAAAGCGCGACGAAGCCGTTGGGAAGATTGAAAAGGAATCGGCGGAAGTACGGAAGCAGAATCGTCAGAACCGAAAAATGATAGAGGACTTACCCGTACTGGAGACCGAGACAATAGAACCGACAGGTGTTGACCTGTCTTTATACCGTAGAATAGGCGAAGAGATAACAAAAGTCGTCAAACACAAGCCGGGCATGCTTTACGTCAAGGAAATCATCCGTCCCAAATATGCACTCAAGGACAGCACCATGCTTCCTCCGGCTGGACAGAAAGGAGTGGAGATTGCCCCCATGCCGCTGATGCCTGTTGACAAGTGCATCGCTGATACCAGCCTGCTTGCCGAGATACTGCTTCAGAAGTATGAATACCACGTCCCGTTCTACCGTCAGATACGGCAATACAGGCATCTCGGGCTGAAAGGCCTTACGGAAAGCACGCTGGACGGATGGTTCAAGAAGACGGTAGAACTGCTGAAGCCCCTGTATGAGTCGCTTAAGAAAGAGGTCTTCTCTTGCGACTATGTGCAGGCGGACGAGACCACCATCCCGGTCATCAACAGAGGAAAGCACAAGGCGGAAAAGGAATACCTCTGGATGGTCAGGTCTGTCATGGAAAAACTGGTCATCTTCCATTATGACATGGGATCCCGGGCCGGATCAGTCATCGAATCACTGGCAAGCCAATACCGCTTCAAAGGATACCTTCAATGCGACGGTTTTGCAGGCTATGAGACAGCCTTCAAGACCAACCCCGACGTGCGGCTGGTCAATTGCATGGCGCATATCCGCCGTGATTTTGAGCATGCCTTGGGTGAAAACAAAAAGGAAGCCGAATATGGGCTGGCCCAGATACAGTACATGTACAGGATTGAGCACTGCTGCGATAAGGCGGGCTTGTCGTTCGACGGACGCAAAGCGAAACGCCGGGAACTGACACGCCCAATCATGGAGGCCATGAAGACGTGGATGGAAACGGAAGGCATCAAATACAGTCCCCAATCGCTAATCGGCAAAGCTGTCTCGTATGCCTATACCCGATGGGACAACATGATGAGATGCCTGGAGGACGGACGCCTGCTTTTGGACAACAACCTGGCGGAAAATGCCATCCGGCCAATTGCTTTGGGGCGCAAGAACTATCTCTTCTGCGGTAATCACGAGGCTGCCGTTAACATGTCTGTAATCTGTTCCCTGCTGGCCACCTGCAAGGCACACGATGTGAACCCAAGGGATTACCTGAAGGATATCATTGCCCAAATGCCGTATCATAAGAAGTCCGCTGATGAGGAACTGCTTAACCTTCTTCCGCACAAATGGAAACTGCAACATCCGGAGAGCCTGTTGACCAAACAAACTGTAGAATCCGCCAACTAA
- the tnpB gene encoding IS66 family insertion sequence element accessory protein TnpB (TnpB, as the term is used for proteins encoded by IS66 family insertion elements, is considered an accessory protein, since TnpC, encoded by a neighboring gene, is a DDE family transposase.), which translates to MFNLNDTMRYFLCPGRTDMRKGISSLCGVVHEKMKSEVKNGDVFIFIGSNRRLMKLLHAEDGGMVMYVKRLEAGRFKLPEYDPESDSYPMEWRDLVMMVEGIQESPGQRLRRLRAERKEYHV; encoded by the coding sequence ATGTTTAACTTGAACGACACGATGCGCTACTTCCTGTGTCCCGGCAGGACGGACATGCGCAAGGGCATCAGTTCGCTGTGCGGGGTGGTGCATGAAAAGATGAAAAGTGAGGTGAAGAACGGCGATGTCTTCATCTTCATCGGCTCCAACCGCAGGCTTATGAAGCTGCTTCATGCGGAAGACGGCGGCATGGTGATGTACGTCAAACGGCTGGAGGCCGGACGCTTCAAACTGCCGGAATACGACCCGGAATCAGACAGTTATCCCATGGAATGGCGTGACCTGGTAATGATGGTCGAGGGCATTCAGGAAAGCCCGGGGCAGAGGCTCCGGCGGCTCAGGGCAGAGCGTAAGGAGTACCATGTATGA